A genomic stretch from Sporocytophaga myxococcoides DSM 11118 includes:
- a CDS encoding T9SS type A sorting domain-containing protein: MVKVFKKGLAAVLMVSASIMAHGQATRLLFPNPVGIKEWGFSATEYNGYSLIGSEFWSGLNVFKNNQLLFQTQGPGSGLFGYSHGMNSSWIAAGAPQTGNVNQGAVYLSKHLNGNPQNNFNTVITALNPGDHDQFGRALDIHDNWMVIGAPNVSNSQHGGYIEIWNLVNNNWVRKTVIANGSGNVHADFGISVAIRGNKIVVGAPGDHSIYIYKYQNNAWTLEQGYAPNPAAWGIPIYDQFTGLPVYQTRFGYDVDITDNHVIAGDPSARKSAVLVFQNNLWSLKSTLVPPATSGTGAGDQFGHSVAIQYNRAVVGAPRGASAGTNPEQGKVYLYNDEGGYKYKGILNVGTPANLTVRALGYAVAIDGDNVLAGASNSDNQLTIGNEGAAFRMPFYQYTPYRSAHDFDLDEESAGKAIIYPNPSSGNEVKLNNNLSVVSAEVVSLIGEIIPLTVSEGTINVSTLKKGIYNIKIKTDTEVFTEKLVVE, from the coding sequence ATGGTAAAAGTTTTCAAAAAAGGATTAGCGGCAGTATTAATGGTTTCCGCTTCCATCATGGCTCATGGCCAGGCTACAAGACTTCTGTTTCCAAATCCTGTTGGAATAAAAGAATGGGGATTTTCTGCTACAGAGTACAATGGTTATTCTCTTATCGGATCTGAATTCTGGAGTGGATTGAATGTATTTAAAAACAATCAACTGTTGTTTCAGACTCAAGGTCCGGGATCTGGTTTATTCGGATATTCACATGGTATGAACAGTTCGTGGATTGCCGCAGGTGCCCCTCAGACTGGTAATGTCAATCAAGGTGCAGTCTATCTTTCAAAACATTTAAACGGAAACCCTCAGAATAATTTTAATACAGTCATTACTGCATTGAATCCCGGAGACCATGACCAGTTTGGCCGTGCCTTGGATATCCACGATAACTGGATGGTAATCGGCGCTCCTAACGTAAGTAATTCTCAGCATGGAGGATATATAGAAATTTGGAATCTTGTTAACAATAACTGGGTTAGAAAGACGGTAATTGCCAATGGTTCTGGTAATGTTCATGCAGACTTTGGTATCTCTGTAGCAATCAGAGGCAACAAAATTGTTGTAGGTGCTCCTGGTGATCATTCAATATACATTTATAAGTATCAGAATAATGCCTGGACTCTTGAACAAGGATATGCTCCAAATCCTGCAGCATGGGGAATTCCCATTTATGATCAGTTTACCGGCTTGCCTGTTTATCAGACCAGATTTGGTTATGATGTGGACATCACAGATAATCATGTGATTGCTGGTGACCCATCTGCCAGAAAATCAGCAGTACTTGTTTTTCAGAATAATTTGTGGAGTTTAAAAAGTACCTTGGTTCCTCCGGCAACATCAGGAACAGGAGCAGGTGATCAATTCGGACATTCAGTAGCTATTCAGTACAACAGAGCGGTAGTAGGTGCACCAAGAGGAGCTAGCGCTGGCACTAATCCTGAGCAAGGTAAAGTATATCTTTATAATGATGAGGGAGGTTATAAATACAAAGGAATTTTGAATGTTGGTACTCCTGCAAATCTCACTGTTAGGGCTTTAGGTTATGCTGTTGCTATTGATGGTGACAATGTTCTTGCGGGTGCTTCAAATTCAGACAACCAATTGACTATTGGCAATGAAGGTGCTGCTTTCAGAATGCCATTTTATCAATATACACCATACAGATCTGCTCATGATTTTGATCTGGATGAAGAATCAGCAGGCAAAGCTATAATTTACCCTAACCCATCATCAGGTAATGAGGTTAAATTGAATAACAACCTATCAGTGGTTTCTGCAGAAGTGGTATCACTTATAGGAGAAATCATTCCACTTACTGTTAGCGAAGGAACAATAAATGTGAGTACTCTGAAAAAAGGCATCTACAATATTAAAATCAAAACGGATACTGAAGTTTTTACAGAGAAGCTTGTTGTTGAATAA
- a CDS encoding DinB family protein gives MENAVVKNQEVVISANQLLDQWQGHRRLTRRVIDAFPEDKLFNYSIGGMRSFSVLAMEMIEMGYPGVQGLIDGNWKDEVKEKPKSKAELLNLWDKLTERIDRLWPLIPIERFQTVEAAFGLYEDALYSTVLYFIDNEIHHRGQGYVYLRSLGIAPPAFYER, from the coding sequence ATGGAAAATGCAGTAGTTAAAAATCAGGAAGTTGTAATCAGTGCAAACCAGCTTTTAGATCAGTGGCAAGGCCATCGAAGATTAACCCGTCGTGTAATTGATGCCTTTCCTGAAGACAAATTGTTTAACTATTCAATTGGAGGAATGCGCTCATTTTCTGTTCTTGCAATGGAAATGATTGAAATGGGCTATCCGGGAGTACAAGGGTTGATTGATGGGAATTGGAAAGACGAAGTGAAGGAAAAGCCTAAATCTAAAGCTGAGCTCCTTAATCTTTGGGATAAATTGACAGAAAGAATTGACAGGCTATGGCCTCTGATTCCCATTGAAAGATTTCAGACTGTGGAGGCCGCATTTGGGCTATATGAAGATGCTTTGTATTCTACTGTTTTGTATTTTATTGACAACGAGATTCATCACAGAGGACAAGGGTATGTTTATCTCAGATCATTGGGAATTGCGCCACCAGCATTTTATGAAAGATAA
- a CDS encoding SRPBCC domain-containing protein codes for MAKTKIIGETKDAGFQFGLRKTFNIPYEEVWDFMFSANGLKLWLGLLANELAEKEYYKTKEGTEGEIRLIKEHSHIRLTWKKKGWDNVSQLQVRIISNNGKTVISFHHDHLLDGDQRSEMDVHWNRVMEKISKELENKS; via the coding sequence ATGGCAAAAACTAAAATCATTGGAGAGACCAAAGACGCAGGGTTCCAGTTTGGTCTTAGGAAAACATTTAATATACCCTATGAGGAAGTATGGGATTTTATGTTTTCTGCTAATGGCCTTAAACTTTGGCTTGGCTTACTTGCGAATGAGTTAGCAGAGAAGGAATATTATAAAACCAAAGAAGGTACAGAAGGGGAGATCAGACTTATAAAGGAACATTCTCATATAAGACTTACGTGGAAGAAAAAAGGATGGGATAATGTTTCCCAACTTCAAGTCAGGATTATAAGCAATAATGGTAAAACAGTAATAAGTTTTCATCATGATCACTTGCTGGATGGCGACCAGCGAAGTGAAATGGATGTTCATTGGAACAGGGTGATGGAAAAGATCTCAAAGGAATTAGAAAATAAATCTTAG
- a CDS encoding ATP-grasp domain-containing protein, giving the protein MELYTEEIKLGEFSNISFYTALEAYYNMGFVIVHVKNIENIDIHDDNIFLGSIQFIHKALQKLNKSIPELLDYPKSLSKYLGRSIWESTMDEIANDPAKWNVFVKPKGYAKKFTGRLVKSTRDLVGCGDISMNTPVWVSEPVSFITEWRVFVRYGKVLGVKMYKGNWKNHFNSEIIEAAISDFDDAPAGYALDFGLTSDNKFLLIEANDGFSLGNYGLFYVDYAKLLSARWAQLTDRNDLCDF; this is encoded by the coding sequence ATGGAACTATATACTGAAGAAATAAAGCTGGGAGAATTTTCAAACATAAGTTTTTATACCGCATTGGAGGCCTATTACAACATGGGTTTTGTAATAGTACACGTAAAGAACATAGAAAATATTGATATACATGATGATAATATTTTCCTGGGTAGTATACAATTTATACATAAAGCTCTGCAAAAATTAAATAAATCAATTCCGGAACTACTTGATTATCCAAAGAGTTTGTCAAAATATTTGGGCAGAAGCATCTGGGAATCAACAATGGATGAAATTGCTAATGATCCGGCTAAGTGGAATGTATTTGTGAAACCTAAAGGGTATGCGAAAAAATTTACCGGCAGACTGGTTAAGTCAACTAGAGATTTAGTAGGCTGTGGCGATATAAGTATGAACACTCCTGTATGGGTTTCTGAACCTGTAAGTTTTATTACTGAATGGAGAGTTTTTGTGAGGTATGGCAAAGTTTTAGGAGTAAAGATGTATAAAGGAAATTGGAAGAATCATTTTAATTCTGAAATTATAGAAGCCGCAATTTCTGATTTTGATGATGCTCCAGCTGGCTATGCTTTGGACTTTGGATTAACCAGTGACAATAAGTTTTTATTGATAGAGGCAAACGATGGATTTTCTTTAGGAAACTATGGTTTATTCTATGTAGATTATGCAAAACTATTATCTGCTAGATGGGCTCAATTAACAGACAGGAATGACCTTTGTGATTTTTAA
- a CDS encoding TolC family protein, which yields MKFNKYTLAFFHTLFFTGCIPSLVHKSENRTVPSAYKDSQDTTNIAKVKWKEYFNDPYLNLLIDTALKNNQDLNIVIQEINISQNEIRSRKGDYLPSIDIKASAGLDKMGRYTRLGSVDENLDIVPGKRFPQPFSDLLIAARASWEIDIWKKLRNARKAAMHRYLSSMEGRNFMVTQIIAEIANAYYELMALDNQLETLKKNIEIQQNALRIVKLEKEAAKVTELAVRKFEAEVLKNQSRQFDIMQKITETENRINFLIGRFPQPVLRHSETFIDLELDTIYAGIPSQLLDNRPDIKQAEQDLQAAKLDIKAAKANFYPSLKITGGIGYNAYNAQYFFSTPESILYYLAGDLVTPLINRNAIKAYYYSASARQIRAVYNYERTLLKAYVEVANQLANISNMQQSFNLKTQQVEALTRSIDISTTLFNSARADYMEVLMTQRDALDSKFELIETKKSQMNAKVNIYQALGGGWN from the coding sequence ATGAAATTTAATAAATATACACTCGCTTTTTTCCATACTCTTTTTTTCACAGGCTGTATACCATCATTGGTCCACAAGTCTGAAAACAGAACCGTACCTTCAGCGTATAAAGACTCTCAGGACACAACTAATATTGCTAAAGTAAAATGGAAGGAGTATTTCAATGATCCTTATTTAAATCTCCTAATTGATACTGCGTTAAAAAATAACCAGGACCTTAATATAGTAATTCAGGAGATTAACATTTCACAAAATGAAATAAGGTCAAGGAAAGGTGACTATCTACCTTCCATAGATATTAAAGCCAGTGCTGGCCTTGACAAGATGGGGAGATACACCCGGTTAGGAAGTGTAGATGAAAATTTAGATATCGTTCCAGGAAAAAGGTTTCCGCAGCCTTTCTCTGATCTGCTAATCGCTGCAAGAGCTTCATGGGAAATTGACATCTGGAAAAAACTTCGCAATGCAAGAAAAGCAGCTATGCATAGGTACCTATCTTCTATGGAAGGACGAAATTTTATGGTTACTCAAATCATTGCGGAAATAGCAAACGCTTACTATGAATTGATGGCACTGGATAATCAATTGGAGACGCTTAAAAAGAATATTGAAATCCAACAGAATGCATTGAGAATAGTAAAACTGGAAAAAGAAGCTGCCAAGGTTACTGAGCTTGCGGTACGTAAGTTTGAAGCTGAAGTACTCAAAAACCAAAGTCGTCAGTTTGACATCATGCAAAAAATAACGGAGACTGAAAACAGAATTAATTTTCTTATTGGACGGTTCCCACAGCCAGTATTAAGGCATTCCGAAACCTTTATAGATCTAGAGCTTGATACAATTTATGCTGGTATCCCCTCTCAGCTTTTAGATAACCGACCTGACATAAAACAAGCTGAACAGGATCTACAAGCTGCAAAACTTGATATTAAGGCTGCCAAAGCAAATTTTTATCCTTCATTAAAAATTACAGGTGGTATAGGTTACAATGCATATAATGCACAATATTTCTTCAGTACTCCTGAATCTATACTATACTATCTTGCTGGAGACCTTGTGACTCCATTGATCAACAGGAATGCAATCAAAGCATACTACTATTCAGCCAGCGCGAGACAGATCCGGGCAGTGTATAATTATGAACGCACGCTACTGAAAGCCTATGTAGAAGTTGCAAATCAGCTTGCCAATATCAGCAACATGCAACAAAGCTTTAATCTCAAAACACAACAGGTGGAGGCACTTACCCGCTCAATTGACATCTCTACAACGCTCTTCAATTCTGCACGGGCTGATTATATGGAAGTACTGATGACACAACGTGATGCACTGGATTCAAAATTTGAACTTATAGAAACCAAAAAATCTCAGATGAACGCCAAAGTTAATATTTATCAGGCTTTGGGAGGTGGATGGAATTAA
- a CDS encoding efflux RND transporter permease subunit, with protein sequence MFNIFIHRPVFAIVISLVIVFVGLLSMYSLPKSQFPEIAPPMIMINASYPGASSTVLVSSVLIPVEQAINGVPGMKYMFSTAASSGEANIQIVFELGEDPNQALVNIQNRIEQMKMRLPQLVQLEGIVVQRMMPSMLMYINLYSKSADADMKFIFNFAYINILSELQRIKGVGQARILGSRQYAMRIWLNPDRMRAYTIGTDEVMKALDEQSIIGSPGRLGRADSKRSESIEYVLTYTGRYSDPEQYQDVIIRANPDGEVLRLKDIATVELGSEYYDIYSNKDQYPSAAILLNQSYGSNATAVIDKVKAKLEQLKKTFPPGMEYEISYDVSSFLNASIEEVIHTLRDAFILVALVVFLFLGDWRSTLIPTLAVPVSLIGAFFVIQAFGLTINLITLFALVLAIGIVVDDAIVVVEAVHEKMEKEHLPPYKAVKKVLGEISGAVIAITLLMTAVFVPVAFMTGPVGIFYRQFSITMAASIVLSGIVALTLTPVLCAMILKHPHGKDKKQSLIDKFFNGFNKGFDRLTGKYSGLLKLIVNRRLITFGILLVFSIGILGITRNIPSGFVPSEDQGMIYAVIQTPPGSTLERTYDVSRQLQDIAKKIEGIESVSSLAGFEILTQGRGSNSGTCLINLKPWNKRDLTVKEIIGELEEKAKTIPGAQIEFFDPPAVPGYGAAGGLAVQLLDKNNDVDYNKLGEVTEKFMAALEKRKELTSLFTFYRTDYPQYEIEIDNQQAMQKGVSIGKAMDNLSILIGSSYDIGFIKFGRFFKVFVQASPEFRRLPSDLMKLYVKNDRDEMVPYSSFMKIKKTQGIYEINRYNMYTTASIRCAPATGYSSGEAIKAIQEVAVRTLPNGYDIDWAGLQKDEVERGNEAIYIFLIVLAFVYLVLAAQYESFILPLAVLLSLPVGIFGSFLLLKFMGLANDIYAQVGLIMLVGLLGKNAVLIVEFAVQKQREGASVYSAAIEGARVRFRPILMTSFAFIAGLIPLILAHGPGAIGNRTIGSSALGGMLFGTVFGVIIVPGLYYIFGNLAAGRKLIQDEYDNPLTEEIEP encoded by the coding sequence ATGTTTAATATATTTATTCACAGACCTGTATTCGCAATTGTCATATCCCTGGTCATTGTATTTGTGGGCTTGCTCTCCATGTATTCATTGCCCAAATCACAATTCCCGGAAATAGCACCTCCGATGATTATGATTAATGCCTCTTATCCCGGCGCAAGCTCAACTGTATTGGTCAGTTCTGTACTCATTCCTGTGGAGCAAGCTATTAACGGAGTCCCAGGGATGAAGTACATGTTTTCTACTGCCGCAAGCTCAGGAGAAGCTAATATCCAGATAGTATTTGAGTTAGGTGAAGATCCCAATCAAGCTCTTGTAAATATCCAGAACAGAATTGAGCAAATGAAGATGAGGCTGCCACAATTGGTTCAGCTCGAAGGCATTGTAGTACAGAGAATGATGCCCAGCATGCTTATGTATATAAATCTGTATAGCAAGAGTGCTGATGCTGACATGAAATTCATTTTCAACTTTGCCTACATAAATATATTATCTGAACTTCAACGGATAAAAGGTGTAGGACAAGCAAGGATTCTTGGAAGCAGGCAATATGCCATGCGTATCTGGCTCAATCCGGATCGAATGAGAGCTTATACTATTGGGACAGATGAAGTGATGAAAGCGCTGGATGAACAAAGCATTATAGGTTCTCCAGGAAGGCTGGGAAGAGCTGACAGCAAGCGTTCTGAATCTATTGAATATGTATTGACCTATACAGGAAGATATAGCGATCCTGAACAATATCAGGATGTAATCATAAGAGCAAATCCAGATGGAGAAGTACTGCGCCTAAAAGATATTGCAACAGTAGAATTAGGAAGCGAATATTATGATATCTATTCCAACAAAGATCAATACCCATCCGCCGCTATATTGCTCAACCAGAGTTATGGAAGCAATGCTACCGCAGTTATTGATAAAGTAAAAGCTAAACTGGAGCAACTCAAAAAGACATTCCCTCCGGGAATGGAATATGAAATCAGTTATGATGTTTCAAGCTTTCTGAATGCTTCTATTGAAGAAGTTATTCATACATTAAGAGATGCATTTATTCTTGTTGCACTGGTTGTATTTTTATTCCTTGGTGATTGGCGCTCCACGCTGATCCCAACACTGGCTGTACCAGTATCTTTGATAGGAGCTTTTTTTGTAATACAGGCTTTCGGCCTTACCATTAATCTTATCACTTTGTTTGCCCTTGTACTTGCAATAGGCATAGTCGTGGATGATGCCATCGTTGTGGTAGAAGCTGTGCATGAAAAGATGGAGAAGGAACATCTCCCTCCTTATAAAGCGGTAAAAAAAGTTCTTGGAGAAATCAGTGGTGCCGTAATAGCCATCACACTTTTGATGACTGCTGTATTTGTTCCGGTGGCATTTATGACTGGTCCTGTAGGAATCTTTTACAGACAGTTTTCCATCACAATGGCTGCATCCATTGTTCTTTCCGGCATAGTTGCTTTAACCCTTACGCCTGTCCTTTGCGCCATGATTCTTAAACATCCGCATGGAAAGGATAAGAAACAATCTTTGATTGATAAATTCTTTAATGGTTTTAATAAAGGATTTGACAGACTTACAGGAAAGTATTCAGGCTTGTTAAAACTTATTGTAAACCGAAGGCTTATTACCTTTGGAATACTTCTGGTCTTCAGCATAGGTATTTTAGGGATCACAAGAAACATTCCATCAGGCTTTGTACCCTCAGAGGATCAGGGAATGATCTATGCCGTCATCCAGACTCCACCTGGTTCGACTTTAGAAAGAACTTATGATGTAAGCAGGCAGCTTCAGGATATTGCTAAAAAGATTGAGGGCATCGAATCTGTCTCATCACTGGCAGGTTTTGAAATCCTTACTCAGGGACGGGGCTCTAATTCCGGTACCTGTCTTATTAATCTCAAGCCATGGAATAAACGGGATCTGACCGTAAAGGAAATCATCGGAGAGTTGGAAGAAAAAGCAAAAACTATTCCCGGAGCGCAAATAGAATTCTTTGATCCGCCAGCAGTACCAGGTTATGGCGCGGCTGGTGGTCTCGCTGTACAACTTCTGGATAAAAACAATGATGTCGATTACAACAAACTTGGAGAGGTGACTGAAAAATTCATGGCTGCTTTGGAAAAAAGAAAAGAACTTACCTCATTATTTACTTTTTACAGAACAGATTATCCTCAATATGAAATAGAGATTGACAATCAGCAGGCCATGCAGAAAGGTGTTTCAATTGGCAAAGCAATGGACAACCTTTCTATTCTAATTGGTAGTTCATATGACATTGGTTTTATAAAGTTTGGCCGATTTTTCAAAGTGTTTGTTCAGGCTTCCCCTGAATTCAGAAGGTTGCCATCAGACCTTATGAAATTGTATGTTAAAAATGATCGTGATGAAATGGTGCCATATTCATCCTTCATGAAGATAAAAAAAACACAAGGGATATATGAAATCAACAGGTACAATATGTACACCACTGCATCTATCAGATGTGCTCCTGCCACCGGATACAGCAGTGGTGAAGCAATCAAAGCCATACAGGAAGTAGCGGTAAGAACATTGCCCAATGGTTATGATATAGATTGGGCCGGACTTCAGAAAGATGAAGTTGAACGTGGAAATGAAGCTATATACATTTTTTTAATTGTGCTTGCCTTTGTTTACCTGGTCCTTGCTGCTCAATATGAAAGCTTTATTTTACCTCTTGCTGTTTTGTTGTCCTTACCTGTCGGAATATTTGGTTCATTTCTCCTGCTTAAATTCATGGGGTTAGCCAATGATATTTACGCGCAAGTTGGATTGATTATGCTGGTTGGCTTGTTAGGAAAAAATGCTGTGCTAATAGTAGAATTTGCAGTGCAGAAGCAACGTGAAGGAGCATCTGTATACAGCGCAGCTATAGAAGGTGCAAGAGTACGTTTTCGTCCAATATTAATGACTTCATTTGCTTTTATTGCTGGTTTGATACCTCTTATATTAGCCCATGGTCCGGGAGCCATTGGCAATCGAACTATAGGATCTTCAGCCCTGGGGGGTATGCTTTTTGGAACAGTATTCGGGGTAATTATTGTACCCGGACTATATTACATATTTGGCAACCTGGCTGCAGGCAGGAAACTCATCCAGGATGAATATGACAATCCTTTAACAGAAGAAATTGAACCCTGA
- a CDS encoding efflux RND transporter periplasmic adaptor subunit — protein MMKLYLIVFLCAMIFLGCESKKEEKESTTKFLVTSPLKKDTTITRQYVCQIHSIQHIEIKALESGYLQKIYVDEGQKVKEGQPMFQIMPVSYKAEYQKAQAEVNFAEIEYKNTKLLADSNIVSKNELSMAKAKLDKAKAQADLARTHLNFTEIKAPFSGIMDRFHVRKGSLIEEGDLLTILSDNSTMWVYFNVPEAEYLDYKPISKDTSIKVNLEMANHKIFDYPGKIETIEADFNNETGNIAFRAAFPNPNGLLRHGETGNILMTVPIKNALIIPQKATYEVLDKKYVFVVDQNNILKSRKINILNEMPDLYVVDGITEKDKILLEGLRIVKEGDKINYKYLAPEKVIPNLNLHSE, from the coding sequence ATGATGAAGCTATATCTCATAGTTTTTCTGTGCGCTATGATATTTTTAGGATGTGAGTCTAAAAAGGAAGAAAAGGAAAGTACCACGAAATTTTTGGTGACCAGTCCCTTGAAAAAAGACACAACCATTACAAGGCAATACGTCTGTCAGATCCATTCAATTCAACACATAGAAATAAAGGCACTGGAAAGTGGCTATCTCCAGAAAATATATGTTGATGAAGGGCAAAAAGTAAAGGAAGGACAACCTATGTTTCAAATTATGCCGGTATCTTATAAAGCCGAATACCAGAAGGCTCAGGCCGAAGTCAACTTTGCAGAAATTGAATACAAAAACACCAAGCTTCTGGCGGATAGCAATATCGTATCAAAGAATGAACTATCTATGGCCAAAGCCAAACTGGACAAAGCCAAAGCGCAAGCAGACCTAGCCAGAACCCATTTAAATTTTACTGAGATCAAAGCTCCTTTCAGCGGAATCATGGACCGCTTCCATGTCAGAAAAGGAAGCCTTATAGAAGAAGGAGATCTACTTACAATCCTCTCTGACAATAGTACAATGTGGGTTTACTTTAATGTCCCTGAAGCGGAATATCTTGATTATAAACCTATCTCGAAGGACACTTCCATAAAAGTAAATCTGGAAATGGCTAATCATAAAATTTTCGATTACCCAGGGAAAATTGAAACAATAGAAGCAGACTTTAACAATGAAACAGGAAATATCGCTTTCAGGGCAGCCTTCCCTAACCCTAATGGATTACTCAGGCATGGTGAGACAGGTAATATACTCATGACTGTCCCGATCAAAAATGCTTTGATCATTCCGCAAAAAGCAACCTATGAAGTACTAGACAAGAAATATGTCTTTGTAGTAGATCAAAACAACATTCTGAAATCAAGAAAAATCAACATACTAAATGAAATGCCTGATTTGTATGTTGTAGATGGCATTACGGAAAAAGATAAGATTCTGCTTGAAGGATTGCGCATTGTGAAAGAAGGAGATAAAATAAACTACAAATACCTTGCACCTGAGAAGGTAATACCCAATCTGAATTTACATTCTGAGTAA
- a CDS encoding TolC family protein, which translates to MRKYKIFKHFRTVGIILLCTACIPSITHKTENKTVPAKYNSPEDSTNTAKVNWKNFFHDPYLNVLIDTALKNNQELNIIAQEINIARNEIRARKGDYLPNVGIGVGAGLDKMGRYTRLGAVDENLEIAPGKPFPDPFTDLIVAARASWEVDIWKRLRNAKKSAMLRYLASSEGRNFMVTKLIAEIANSYYELLALDNQLEILKKNIEIQQNALHIVRMEKEAAKVTELPVRKFEAEVLKNQSRQYAILQRITETENYINFLVGRFPQPIARNAQNFTELIPDSIHAGIPSQLLQNRPDIKQAEHNLEAAKLDVKVAKANFYPSFRITGSVGYNAYNPNFLIKSPESILYTLAGELVQPLVNRNGIKAYYSSANAKQIQSVYDYERTVLRAYMEVSNQVANISNMKNSYNLKVKEVEALTRSIDISTGLFNSARADYMEVLMTQRDALDSRFDLIETKKAQMNAMVNLYQALGGGW; encoded by the coding sequence ATGCGTAAATACAAAATTTTTAAGCACTTCAGGACAGTCGGTATTATTCTCTTGTGTACTGCATGTATACCATCCATTACACATAAAACAGAAAATAAGACTGTACCTGCAAAGTATAATAGTCCGGAAGATTCAACCAATACGGCAAAGGTAAACTGGAAGAATTTCTTTCATGACCCTTATCTGAATGTTCTTATAGATACTGCTCTTAAAAATAACCAGGAGCTGAATATAATCGCACAGGAGATCAACATTGCCAGAAATGAAATAAGAGCCAGAAAAGGTGACTACTTACCTAACGTTGGTATCGGTGTTGGTGCAGGACTAGACAAAATGGGAAGATATACAAGACTTGGAGCGGTTGATGAAAACTTGGAAATCGCCCCTGGAAAACCTTTTCCCGATCCTTTTACTGACCTTATAGTAGCTGCAAGAGCCTCATGGGAAGTGGATATCTGGAAAAGGTTGCGTAATGCAAAAAAATCGGCAATGCTCAGATATCTTGCATCTTCTGAAGGAAGAAATTTCATGGTAACTAAATTGATAGCAGAAATAGCCAATTCTTATTATGAGTTGCTGGCATTAGACAATCAGCTGGAAATTCTTAAGAAGAACATTGAGATCCAGCAGAACGCATTGCACATCGTAAGAATGGAGAAAGAGGCTGCTAAAGTTACCGAGTTACCTGTAAGGAAGTTTGAAGCAGAAGTTCTAAAAAACCAAAGCCGTCAATACGCTATTCTTCAAAGAATCACTGAAACTGAGAACTATATTAATTTTCTTGTGGGTAGATTCCCTCAACCTATAGCAAGAAATGCTCAGAATTTCACAGAATTAATTCCTGATTCAATACATGCTGGTATTCCATCTCAGTTGTTACAGAACAGGCCTGACATAAAGCAGGCTGAACACAACCTGGAAGCAGCAAAACTGGATGTAAAAGTGGCAAAAGCTAATTTCTATCCTTCCTTTAGAATTACAGGAAGCGTTGGTTACAATGCTTATAACCCGAATTTCTTAATAAAATCTCCGGAGTCTATTTTATATACTCTGGCAGGAGAACTGGTTCAGCCACTTGTTAACAGAAACGGAATCAAGGCTTATTATAGTTCTGCTAATGCAAAGCAAATTCAGTCTGTCTACGATTATGAACGTACTGTCTTAAGAGCTTACATGGAAGTTTCTAATCAGGTAGCCAATATCAGCAATATGAAAAATAGCTACAATCTGAAAGTAAAAGAAGTTGAAGCGCTTACCAGATCCATAGATATATCAACAGGTCTATTTAACTCTGCCCGTGCAGATTACATGGAAGTATTGATGACTCAACGTGATGCACTAGACTCCAGGTTTGATTTGATTGAAACCAAAAAAGCCCAGATGAATGCAATGGTCAATCTCTATCAGGCTTTAGGAGGTGGATGGTAG